A single region of the Changchengzhania lutea genome encodes:
- the leuD gene encoding 3-isopropylmalate dehydratase small subunit, with protein MAYDKFHILTSTAVPLPLENVDTDQIIPARFLKATERKNFGDNLFRDWRYNPDNSPKENFVLNNPIYSGKILVGGKNFGSGSSREHAAWAVYDYGFRCVVSSFFADIFRNNCLNIGVLPVQVTDAFSEKIFEAIYNDPNTEIEINLPNQTITILSTGDQESFDINTYKKDNMLNGFDDIDYLQNIKGDIETFASKLLL; from the coding sequence ATGGCTTACGATAAATTTCATATCCTCACAAGTACAGCGGTGCCTCTACCTTTAGAAAATGTAGATACCGATCAAATTATTCCAGCACGTTTTCTTAAAGCGACAGAGCGTAAAAATTTTGGCGATAATTTATTCAGGGATTGGCGTTACAATCCTGATAATTCACCAAAAGAAAATTTCGTATTGAATAATCCAATATATAGTGGTAAAATTTTGGTAGGAGGAAAAAATTTCGGTTCAGGATCTTCGAGAGAACATGCCGCTTGGGCAGTGTATGATTATGGATTTCGTTGTGTGGTTTCCAGTTTTTTTGCAGATATTTTCCGAAATAACTGCTTAAATATTGGCGTATTACCAGTGCAGGTAACTGATGCGTTTTCTGAGAAAATATTTGAGGCCATTTATAATGATCCAAATACCGAAATTGAAATCAATCTACCTAATCAAACCATTACGATTCTATCTACTGGTGATCAAGAGAGTTTTGATATAAACACATATAAGAAAGATAATATGCTGAATGGTTTTGATGATATTGATTATTTACAAAATATTAAAGGCGATATAGAAACATTTGCAAGCAAGCTATTGCTATAA
- a CDS encoding alpha-isopropylmalate synthase regulatory domain-containing protein, with protein sequence MTSKHIEIMDTTLRDGEQTSGVSFSASEKLTIAKLLLEELKVDRIEIASARVSEGEFQAVKGITNWATENNYINAIEVLSFVDNGVSIKWMVDAGAKVQNLLTKGSLNHLTHQLKKTPNQHFKDISEAIHLAQESNIDTNIYLEDWSNGMRNSKDYVFEFLDFLSGQAVKRIMLPDTLGIMTPKESFEFVSEIKNKHSSLHFDFHAHNDYDLGVSNVMEALKAGADGLHLTINGMGERAGNAPMASTIAVINDFLPHLKIGVNEKMLYTVSKLVETFSGVLIPANKPIIGANVFTQTAGIHADGDNKKNLYFSDLLPERFGRTRKYALGKSSGKANIQKNLQELGLQLNDADLKKVTQKIIDLGDKKQVVTKEDLPYIISDVLDRTYEEKVKVNSYVLTHSKGLKPSTTVSVSINNEMFEEHEQGDGQFDAFMNAIRSIFITKNMVLPDLIDYAVRIPPGSRSDALCETIITWKSIEKEFKTRGLDSDQTVSAIKATEKMLNIIIN encoded by the coding sequence ATGACTTCAAAACATATTGAAATAATGGACACGACATTGCGCGATGGTGAGCAAACCTCGGGTGTGTCTTTTTCTGCTTCAGAAAAATTAACCATTGCCAAACTGCTATTAGAGGAATTAAAAGTTGACCGCATTGAAATTGCTTCAGCCAGAGTATCTGAAGGTGAATTTCAAGCAGTAAAGGGCATTACGAATTGGGCAACAGAAAATAATTATATCAATGCTATTGAAGTGTTGAGTTTTGTAGATAATGGCGTTTCAATAAAATGGATGGTAGATGCTGGGGCAAAAGTTCAAAATTTATTGACTAAAGGCTCATTAAATCATTTAACTCATCAGCTTAAAAAGACTCCAAATCAGCATTTTAAAGATATTTCAGAAGCTATTCATTTAGCGCAAGAAAGTAATATTGACACCAATATTTATTTGGAAGATTGGAGTAATGGCATGCGAAATTCTAAAGACTATGTTTTCGAATTTTTAGACTTTTTGTCTGGACAAGCTGTGAAGCGTATTATGCTTCCAGACACTTTAGGCATTATGACTCCTAAAGAGTCTTTTGAATTTGTTTCAGAAATAAAAAATAAACACTCTAGTTTGCATTTCGATTTCCATGCGCATAACGACTATGATCTTGGCGTTTCGAATGTTATGGAAGCATTAAAAGCCGGAGCAGATGGTTTACACTTAACCATCAATGGGATGGGTGAGCGTGCTGGAAATGCACCTATGGCTAGCACTATTGCGGTCATCAATGATTTTTTACCGCACCTTAAAATTGGTGTAAATGAAAAAATGCTCTATACCGTTAGTAAGTTGGTAGAGACGTTTTCTGGTGTTTTGATTCCAGCGAATAAACCTATTATTGGTGCCAATGTGTTTACTCAAACTGCTGGGATTCATGCAGATGGTGACAACAAAAAAAATCTATATTTTAGCGATTTATTACCCGAGCGATTCGGTAGAACCCGAAAATATGCTTTAGGAAAATCCTCTGGGAAGGCCAATATTCAAAAGAACTTGCAGGAACTCGGTTTGCAACTCAATGATGCCGACTTAAAAAAGGTCACTCAAAAAATTATTGATTTAGGCGATAAAAAACAGGTGGTTACCAAAGAGGATTTGCCCTATATTATTTCGGATGTTTTGGATAGAACTTATGAAGAAAAGGTAAAGGTTAACTCCTACGTACTTACACATTCAAAAGGATTAAAACCTTCTACTACTGTTTCCGTCTCAATCAATAATGAAATGTTTGAAGAACATGAGCAGGGTGATGGGCAGTTTGATGCTTTTATGAATGCCATTAGAAGTATTTTTATAACGAAAAATATGGTATTACCAGATTTAATCGACTATGCCGTTCGTATTCCTCCTGGCAGTCGTTCTGACGCCTTGTGCGAAACCATTATCACTTGGAAAAGTATAGAAAAAGAATTTAAAACCCGTGGCTTGGATTCCGATCAAACGGTATCTGCAATAAAGGCTACTGAGAAGATGTTAAATATTATAATAAACTAG
- the leuB gene encoding 3-isopropylmalate dehydrogenase has protein sequence MKLKIALLAGDGIGPEVIEQAVKVSDAVAKKFGHEITWTPALTGAAAIDAVGAPYPDETHEICMNADAVLFGAIGHPKYDNDPSAQVRPEQGLLKMRKKLGLFANIRPTFTFPSLIDKSPLKRERIEGTDLVFLRELTGGIYFGEKGRRDSGETAYDNCVYTRAEVQRLAKKGFELAMTRSKKLCCVDKANVLETSRLWRETVQAMEKDYPEVEVSYEFVDAVAMRLVQWPNSYDVLITENLFGDILTDEASVISGSMGLMPSASVGTNNQLFEPIHGSYPQATGLNIANPLATVLSAAMMFETAFDLKEEGQVIRDVVNKSLEAGMVTEDLANGGKSYGTKEVGDWLVDNI, from the coding sequence ATGAAATTAAAAATAGCACTTTTAGCAGGAGATGGTATTGGACCAGAAGTTATAGAACAAGCCGTTAAAGTTAGTGACGCCGTGGCTAAAAAATTTGGACATGAGATTACATGGACACCAGCCTTAACGGGTGCTGCAGCTATAGATGCCGTTGGTGCACCTTATCCGGATGAGACGCATGAGATATGCATGAATGCTGACGCTGTATTATTTGGAGCCATTGGTCACCCGAAATACGATAATGATCCTAGTGCCCAAGTGAGACCAGAACAAGGGCTTCTAAAAATGCGTAAAAAATTAGGCTTGTTTGCTAATATTAGGCCAACCTTTACGTTTCCTTCGTTAATTGATAAGTCACCTCTAAAAAGAGAGCGTATTGAAGGCACAGATTTGGTGTTTTTACGTGAATTAACTGGAGGAATTTACTTTGGGGAAAAGGGGAGGAGAGATAGTGGTGAAACGGCTTATGACAACTGTGTTTATACAAGAGCCGAAGTACAGCGTTTAGCTAAAAAAGGATTTGAATTAGCGATGACGCGTTCTAAAAAATTATGCTGTGTTGATAAAGCCAATGTTTTGGAAACCTCCAGACTATGGCGTGAAACGGTACAAGCGATGGAGAAAGATTATCCAGAAGTTGAAGTGAGTTACGAATTTGTTGATGCCGTGGCGATGCGCTTGGTACAATGGCCCAATAGCTATGATGTGTTAATTACTGAAAACCTTTTTGGAGATATTTTAACAGATGAAGCGTCTGTAATTTCGGGATCTATGGGTTTAATGCCATCGGCGTCTGTAGGAACAAATAATCAATTATTTGAACCCATTCATGGGTCGTATCCACAGGCAACAGGTTTAAACATAGCAAACCCTTTAGCAACCGTATTATCAGCAGCCATGATGTTTGAAACAGCATTCGATTTGAAGGAAGAAGGTCAGGTCATTCGGGATGTGGTTAATAAGTCCTTAGAAGCAGGCATGGTTACAGAAGATTTAGCTAACGGTGGAAAATCATACGGTACAAAAGAAGTCGGGGACTGGTTAGTCGATAATATATAA